Genomic segment of Paenibacillaceae bacterium GAS479:
ACTATCATTCTACTGGACATTTGCCGGAGTTCGCATTCCTTACTAACACATAGATTACTTATAGATAAGTGAAACGACGAGTAATGATCTACTTACTGGAGGAACCCATTATGAAAAATAGTCCCACAACCACCTCAATTAGTAATTACAAGGACGGCCTTGGATCAAGCATGGGCATCATTCTTATTCTATTTATTCTACTAGTTATTGTTACGCAAGCTTTTTCCCCAAAAAAAATCGCTCCCTTCCCTATCGAATCGCCGGACAGTGGATCGTCCTCCATCGCATTCACCCAAAGTTTCAATATCATCAACAACACGCAATCGATTACGTTCCAGCGAACTAGCATTTCTGGAAGAATTGTTGAGCCCCTCCCTCCCACCAATCTTCTTCCCCTTGGCGGAGAGCAGATTTATAATCTATCGATTCGGATAAATAGAACGGCAGAAGGTACTGTCAATTATATTTGGTACTTTAATGACTTCTCTAGTGTAGGTGAGTTCCAATTCACGCTTCGGGTACAGAACGTTAGTTTAGAAGGATTTTTCGTAAATACACCTTCCATTATTAACATTACAACAGATGCACCGGTCCGTTTGGACACGACCCGCGCACTTTTGACCCTATCCGATGAAGTCTAGCTCTACAGGGGGAACTAAAATGAATAAAAATAACACAGTGGGCTCTGGCGGCTCCGTATTTAACATAGGTATTATACTAATTCTTTTTATTCTGCTGGTCATCGTTACCGGCACCTTCAGCATTGGCCCAACCCGCTCCGCTTGTATCGACTTTGATGATGAGTCACCCTCTATCACAGAAACGCGAGTATTCAATATCATCAATCTCACGAGCAACTTCACGCTTAACGTCGTGTCTATCGTTGGACCCTCGAGTTGGCCCAGCCCCTCCATTATTGTTCCTAATGGGGGAGTCACCAGCTTCTACGTGTCGTCCAATGGATTCAATACAACCAGTGCAGAAGTGAGACTTAATGTGAACGATGCTAACCGATTAAGTGTCGGTCAACTACAATGTACACTCGTAAATTTAAACAGTCAGGACAAGGCTTACTTCAGCTACGTTTCAACAACTGCTCCGATTAGAATCTTCCCACAACAATCGCAGTACCCTGATAAAATTGCAAGGTTGACAATCTACAACGTGCTTTGAATGTAAGTCGTGTTTTGAAAGCACATCGTGCTTTGAATGTACAACATAGAAATCCCGGCTCCACAATCGGAGCCGGGATTTCTATGTTTAAAAGCACTAATTCAGTACAAACCTCAAATCCAGTAAATCCTTTAATTCACCGCAAGCTCCTTGTACTTCGCCGCATACTTGGAGACGCTCTGCACGAACGTAGCATGAGACCAGGTAAGCGGAGCAACAGATAGCGGAGTTCCGTCATACGGATTCAATTGCTCTGGAAGCAAGCCGCTTTCAAGAGCTTGGGACACGACCCATTCCAGCGTACGGCGCGGTGCCTCCAGATCAGTCAGTGTCCGTGCGGAGTCAATCTCAAAGTTGGCTACCCACAGCGTGCAGATGATCCACGGATTACCCGGAACCTTGTCGATTTCGCCAGACTGCTGAAAGTAGTAATCGTTGGTGTAGCGTGCGATGCCGCCGACATGAGTGCGTACAGCTAACCCCTCGCGAATCGATTCCATCGTGCGGACGACGCGGTAATCATCTGCCGGCAGCACGCCGAATTCTAGGACTGCGAACAAGCTGCTTTCCAGCGTCATATCTTTAACCCAGCCGCCGTCCTTCTGGACGAGGCCACGAGCGAAACGGCCACTATCTTCATCCCATAGATGAGTCAAAATACCTTGTTTGACGTCTGCCGCAGTCCGCTTATAATGATCGCTGCGCTCATAATCGCCGAATAGCTCCGTGAAAAAGGCTGCTGCCATCAGACCGCCATATACGGAAGCCGCCGTATAAGTCCAGATCCCGTAGCGTTCTTCCCACAAGTCATAACTCGGCTTCGGCAGCGAGAGCGAATGCTCCATATAACTGCTCAAGAAAGCACCGGCTTTACGAATCAGCTTGCTGTACATTGATTGCGGCAGCTCGATGATTTGATGGCGCTGGTAATCTCGCCACAGAGCGAATAATACTAAAGCCGTTTCATCCTCTTGAATCGGCAGTCTTTTGGAGCCTTGCACCGTGTAGGGATGCCAGCTTGAGCCTACTGTACCGTCTGGATTGAACTTATGATTGAGATAACCTTCCGGGGTGAGCGCTTCCGTACAAAATTGGAAAAATGGCGCAATGACGGTCTGATAACCAGCCAGCGACATCGCATCCGCAACAAGCGCCCCGTCCCGTGGCCACATATAGCTGTAATGGTCACGATTGTATTGCAAAATATCCGTGTCATTAGCGGCAATGATCGCTCCACGTTCATCGGTTTGCGTGCGCACGACCAGCAAGCTATGCCGGAACAGACGCGCCACAGAAGGTGGCAAATCGCCGAGCTCTCTTTCCGCACGGTTCAACCAGTGGTTCCAGTAAATGACGACGCGGCTGAGCAGCTGTTCAGGATGATTATCCTCAACATACTCGTTAAGCTTCTTGACCTCTTCCAAGCTTTTACCGATCGACATCCAGTAGTAAATGGTCTTCTCGCCGCCAGCCGGAATAACCGTGCTGAAGCTGATCGTGCTGTCCACCGATCCCTGAGCGATTGCGTTGCCCATGAGCACGCCGTCCTCAGCATCGCGCCATGTCCCTTCTGCGGAGTGGAATCGCTTGATGCCCGTGGAGTACTGCGTCATCCCGCCCTCCTCCGAGAAGCCGTTGAACATAAAGTAGGACGAGCGTTTATAGTGGAACAACGTATGATTATCCGGATAATATGCGGCGGTATCGCCCACTTCCGAGCCGTCGATCATCAGATCTTGATGGAAAAAGAGACGGAATTCCCGTTCCCGGTCCGCATGGTTGCGGATGACAACCCGCTTCAGATAGATGCATTCACGCTGGTGAATGCCATCGTTCATTTGCAGCTCAACGTCCAATCCGCTATGCCGCGCCGTAACATCGGTCACGAGGGAATCCTCGATATATCCGAGGCTTTTGTTCCATGCTGCATCTTCAAGCCAGGTGAACTGTCCTTCGGTCCAAAGACCAAGGCGACAGTACTGACCCCCAACATGATTGAGCTGGCCAACATAGGGATAATAAATATCCCGGATGTAACAGTTATGGTCCAGGTTCAGGAGCATTTTGCCATTGCCGATTACGAGATGACGGGCCATGTTTCCTTCTCCTTCCGCTCCGGTGCGAGTTGTTCGTAGAGGCCGATATAAGAACTGGCGGAACGGCTCCAGCTGTAATCGTCTCGGGTTCCATTGAGAACGATCCCTTTCCAAACATCCTCTTTGTTATAAAAACCAATCGCCTCACGGATCGTATACAGCATGTCGTGGGCATTGTAGTTCGTAAAGCTGAAACCGTTGCCCTCGCCAGTATATTCGTTGTATGGCTGGACGGTGTCCTTAAGTCCTCCGGTCTCGCGAACAATCGGAACCGTACGGTAACGAAGCGCCAGCAATTGACTCAGACCGCAAGGCTCGAATTGCGATGGCATAAGGTACATATCCGAGCCAGCGTAGATCCGGCGAGCCAGCGCATCATTGAAGCCGGTTCGAATACTAACCTTGTCATAACGCGAGTGGGAGGCTGAGCGAAACATCTCTTCGTACTTCCAATCCCCGGAGCCGAGCACAGCGAACTGAACTTCTTCTTCCAACAACTCGCCGAACACGCCGTCGATCAGATCGAAGCCCTTCTGCTCCACCAGGCGAGATACAATTCCAATTACCGGCACGTCGGGATTTTGCGGCAAGCCCATTTCCTTCTGAAGAGCCAGCTTATTCAGCCGCTTTTTATCCAGCGAATCGAGATAAGGAGCACTAATCGCAGCATCGTTCATCGGGTCGAACAACTCCGTGTCGATGCCGTTTACAATCCCACTTAAGTCACCAGAACGAACTCTAAGGATACCGTCGAGACCCTCGCCATAAAAAGAAGTTTTGATCTCCTCGGCATAGGTTGGGCTGACCGTCGTAAGCTTGTCCGCGTAGAGCAGGCCGCCCTTC
This window contains:
- a CDS encoding starch synthase — protein: MKVLFATSEAVPLAKTGGLADVAGALPKALLNKGIDARVILPNYETIPWEHLKHFKTVDVFSVNLGWRSQYCGLLKGEIDGVTYYLIDNEHYFRRGGLYGYDDDPERFVFFSIAVLEAARRMEEQWDILHCHDWQTGLIPFLLKRRYWNDDRLSGIRTVFTIHNLRYQGVFGKQEMMDLIGMGPEIFGWDGLEHNDAANCMKGGLLYADKLTTVSPTYAEEIKTSFYGEGLDGILRVRSGDLSGIVNGIDTELFDPMNDAAISAPYLDSLDKKRLNKLALQKEMGLPQNPDVPVIGIVSRLVEQKGFDLIDGVFGELLEEEVQFAVLGSGDWKYEEMFRSASHSRYDKVSIRTGFNDALARRIYAGSDMYLMPSQFEPCGLSQLLALRYRTVPIVRETGGLKDTVQPYNEYTGEGNGFSFTNYNAHDMLYTIREAIGFYNKEDVWKGIVLNGTRDDYSWSRSASSYIGLYEQLAPERKEKETWPVIS
- a CDS encoding glucoamylase, encoding MARHLVIGNGKMLLNLDHNCYIRDIYYPYVGQLNHVGGQYCRLGLWTEGQFTWLEDAAWNKSLGYIEDSLVTDVTARHSGLDVELQMNDGIHQRECIYLKRVVIRNHADREREFRLFFHQDLMIDGSEVGDTAAYYPDNHTLFHYKRSSYFMFNGFSEEGGMTQYSTGIKRFHSAEGTWRDAEDGVLMGNAIAQGSVDSTISFSTVIPAGGEKTIYYWMSIGKSLEEVKKLNEYVEDNHPEQLLSRVVIYWNHWLNRAERELGDLPPSVARLFRHSLLVVRTQTDERGAIIAANDTDILQYNRDHYSYMWPRDGALVADAMSLAGYQTVIAPFFQFCTEALTPEGYLNHKFNPDGTVGSSWHPYTVQGSKRLPIQEDETALVLFALWRDYQRHQIIELPQSMYSKLIRKAGAFLSSYMEHSLSLPKPSYDLWEERYGIWTYTAASVYGGLMAAAFFTELFGDYERSDHYKRTAADVKQGILTHLWDEDSGRFARGLVQKDGGWVKDMTLESSLFAVLEFGVLPADDYRVVRTMESIREGLAVRTHVGGIARYTNDYYFQQSGEIDKVPGNPWIICTLWVANFEIDSARTLTDLEAPRRTLEWVVSQALESGLLPEQLNPYDGTPLSVAPLTWSHATFVQSVSKYAAKYKELAVN